The following coding sequences lie in one Arachis ipaensis cultivar K30076 chromosome B03, Araip1.1, whole genome shotgun sequence genomic window:
- the LOC110269502 gene encoding uncharacterized protein LOC110269502, whose product MEKLSKAGKSMYMSGYFGVATIVLEVVASSDFWIWHAFFGVSGSNNDINVLDRSLVFDDILNNHALEVNYIINSNNYTIEYYLVDGTYHEWATFVKSISKPEGEKHKLFVQYQEGQRKNVKRAFRVLQECYAIIRGPAHFWEKKKFANIVRACIIFHNMIVEDEKDTYAGNFAQDLEYDNVENGLSQP is encoded by the coding sequence ATGGAAAAATTGTCTAAAGCGGGAAAAAGTATGTACATGAGTGGTTATTTTGGGGTTGCAACCATAGTACTTGAGGTTGTAGCATCTTCAGACTTTTGGATATGGCATGCGTTTTTTGGAGTTTCTGGTTCAAATAACGACATCAATGTGTTAGACCGTTCACTAGTGTTCGATGATATTCTAAATAACCATGCTCTGGAGgtaaattatattattaatagTAATAATTATACTATAGAATACTATTTAGTAGATGGTACTTATCATGAATGGGCCACATTTGTCAAATCAATCTCAAAGCCAGAAGGAGAGAAACATAAGTTATTTGTACAATACCAAGAAGGACAAAGAAAAAATGTGAAGCGAGCATTCAGAGTGTTGCAAGAATGCTATGCAATTATACGTGGTCCAGCGCACTTTTGGGAAAAGAAGAAGTTTGCAAACATAGTGAGAGCTTGTATTATATTTCATAATATGATTGTTGAGGATGAAAAAGACACTTATGCAGGAAATTTTGCTCAAGACTTAGAGTATGACAATGTCGAAAATGGCTTATCACAACCTTAG